The sequence CTTAGAAATGGATCTCTTGTAAAGTGTTTTGGCCATAATTGCAGCCTTCAGTTCATGGATACTGAATGATGGATTTCTTTAACTGCATGGATGTCCctagcaaaaatatttttaaggatgatgatgatgaaatatcTGGCTTTCTCTGTTACATGTGCtttggaaagaaaggcaaaagaccgtattttttgctctataagactcactttttccctcctaaaaagtaaggggaaatgtgtgtgcatcttatggagcgaatgcaggctgcgcagctatcccagaagccagaacaacaagagggattgctgctttcactgtgcaatgacccctcttgctcttctggcttctgagattcagaatttttcttttcttgttttcctcctccaaaaactaggtgtgtcttgtggtctggtgcgttttatagagtgaaaaatacggtatttttttgtGCAAATGAATATGGTTAAGCTAAGACATGATTTGCTCAAAAGCACACAACACACTAGCCTTGCTGAAGTTAAGTAGGTCTTCACCTGGTAGGTGCTTGAGCAGAAAACTAAACTGAGGGACTGCGAGTGTGCTCTTTACGCTTGGAAGACAGGCAGAAAATAAAACAGACATAATGAACAAACGAAACAGCGTAAGAAGTCCCATCGTATTACACGATCACATTTTCTCGGGAATCTGCGACTTCTCTATTGATTCTTCTCAAGTGTTCAGTCAGGAGAACAATGACTCCCCTGCTGTTTCAACAGATGCTGTCTGCAGTTCAAGATGGCCGTTACAGAAACATCATTTAAAATTTAAGATTCTGTCTCTGTATCCCAAGGGGGTGTTGAAGAGCTATTGCAACGCTGTACAGACAAAAGATTAAGATCTTTGTGTGCTTTTGCTAGAAAGGTCACAATGGTCAAGCTGCCAAAAATGGATTTCTTTTAGCCAGTTGCACGAGAGAGAGATTGGAGAGAAGGAACCTCTTTTATATTTGTGTCTGGAGATGTGCACaaaatgagttgttgtttttagatggGATCTGGATGATTGTTTACCAGGTGGCAATTGTATCTGTCTCTTTTATTATAATTCTTACCTTTTATTATGACCGATGGTTAAAACCAATAAAGAAGGAATGACCAACCAACCGACAGTTCAGGGACTTAATCTTTGCCTGCAAGCATTTTTTTCCACTCTCACCTCCCAAGATCTAACTGGTTTTGGTGGCAGAGGCAGTAACGGGAGCAGGGGGAGCATAGATTGTTCTGTGCTAGACAAAGACTGGTGTCTTGATGGAACTGCAAATTTCCTCCTATCTGGTCATcaggtgccaaacgtattgctctgctttcctttgggccagtCATCAGCGAGGTCGAGGGGGGGTggatcttgttgtctgggcaacccaggacctccatacacactgcttgcaccccagggaggtgtCTTCAGTgttgctaacacagcggttttacttcaccctcagaggcgcactccactgtctttcgagacagatggatgccaatgacgtacagtggtacctcgggttacagatgcttcaggttacagactccactaacccagaaatagtaccttgggttaagaactttgcttcaggatgagaacagaaatcgtgtggcagcgtcACAGCAgccgtgggaggccccattagctaaagtggtacctcaggttaagaacagtttcaggttaagaacggacctccagaacaagttaagttcttaacccgaggtaccactgtatcggcaGCCTCGTGAACCACATGCTCctctgtagtttacctctcacaaagctacaatcccCCCACCAATAACAAACCacatttcctaggattcttttggggaaatcCCCTCCATGAGTGTTTGAGGGAGGGTGTCAACACAAGaacagggtcttttctgtggtggatcCCCATTTTTGGAATGCTAtctccagagaggctcgcctggtctcatcattatatatctttacaCGCCAGGCAataactttcctctataaccaggcctttggcctttaactttCTGCgtccttttagaagtgggtgggatgcttTTTAATGTACTTATacttcctcttggttttaacgTATCTATGCAGGGCTTATTGTCTATTTGTTTGGTTTTAGGTTGCTTTGGGTTTCCCTGAGCAAGATATAGCGATTGacaaactaaataaaaaaaattaaaaatgtgctTTATGTATACCTTAAACACTTGGGGTAGATGTGACTACTGACTTTGACTTCCTGTATGCAATtgcataataatattaataataataataataataataatgatgatgatgatgatgtaccaATCTGTAATTCATatgccccccttccccctctttgtATTCTAGGGACATTCCCCACAGTTGTCCAAGGaacaatgctagattcttattttttGAAGGAGCTAGAGGATGAACAGGTATCAACACCTGCCTTGCTTGTTTTATGTGCCTTACCTGGATCCTGATCCTGCCTCTGCACACTTCATACAGTTTGCAACGCTGATGTAACaatgggagtggggagagggCAGGGGGCTGGGGTGTACAGAGGAAGGGAAGCAGGAGGCAGCCGTGATGGACAGCTTGCAAGAGAAGAACAGAGCCCATAGTGAGGCCAGTGGGCAGTGTGCCAGCATTTTGGTGAACCCGGATTCCTGGATGTATAAGAGTTGGGACATCTACCCTGCTCTGCATGCACTATGCACAAAGAGGTAATTTAACCCTGTAGACCTGTAGTTGAGCAGACCTTTCTCCATCACCATCACCCCATTTTCCAGGTACTGTtaaatgccgtatttttcgctccataacacgcacctgaccataagacgcacctagtttttagagcaggaaaacaagaaaaaatatattctgaaccaCAGCTTGGGAGGCTTTCCTTCTCCTcacttttttctccccctccccaagcagcGCAGTCCCCctttccagcctcctcctctccatcccttTCACCCAAACTCCTCAGGTGACGCCTGCAATTTCTCCCCTTCGCTGCTACCTCTCCTTTGCCCTCTACCATGACTCTCCACTCACGGTGACCTACCCCCTCTCCCTTCACCCAGCTTCttggtccccctcctctctgtcctcttcctctcctctcttggcAAACAACCTGCCGGCTGCTCCCAAACCTTcccggggcttcaggggaaaggggaggctgctggcaaCCCGGGAGGGCGGGGTAACGGCGCGCGCCACATTCGGgcgatttggctccagggaccacacattcgttccataagacacacagacatttccccttactttttaagaggaaaaatgtgtgtcttatggagcgaaaaatacggtagatgtatACTCAGAACTAAGCCCCGTAGATTTCAACACGGTTCATTCTCAAATAATGGGgtgcttccctgggaagagggattggctgttaaaccactctaagaAATGTAGCTCTGGAAAAGGTGCGGTTGGgtgcataacctccaacatttctctgatgaaaatcaggATGTCctatcccataataataataataataataataataataataataacaacaataataattgtaccatttataccctgcctatctgactgggttgccccagccactctgggcagcttccaacatatttatAAAAGCATCATAAAGCattaaaccttccctatacagggctaccttcagatggctGGGGTcgccacataactccataccgtccaacatttctctgacggaAATAGGGATCTCCTAGGGAAAATCggcattctgagatcaaatcagaaactgggatggcttctgtgaatCTGGGACGGTCCCTGGAAAATATTAACACTTGGAGAGTATGGAAATTTAGCTGTTTTACTCTGTGCACATGTGTATTTGTATAAATGCACACAGTGACATAGTTTTTAGACTTCAGAATTCACTAAGGGCCCCATTTaattgagcattcaccctgatttgcttgcaccaaGCTTACATTGGAGGTTAGGTTATATTTGCTCTCAATTGAGCTTTCGTCCTGATTTGTGTGCAGGGCAGTTACACAACAACATTTAtctgcattcattctgatttgcttgccgGTTGTTTATCCATCTCTCCAACCATTCCTCCATCCCAGTCTTTTCATGACATTTCCTCCCCCTGTGCCCTGTTACTTTCTAAACCACAAAAAGTtaaagtttttgtgtgtttttttaaaaaaggtagatTTATTATACTAggcgcagcggttctcaacctgtgggtccccagatgttgttggactacaactcccatcatccctgagctctggccttgctagctaggggtgatgggagttgtagttcaacaacacctggggacccacaggttgagaaaggctgtaaaCTGCTTGAATCCCTCTTGCAAAACAGTGACAGTACAGAGGCTCCTTTTAAGGTTCTATAGgaactcccctccccactcctgagATGGAACTGTGTATTACTTTAGGAATTGGGGCACCCTCCTGCTcactttaagggacgcgggtggcactgtgggtaaaacctcagcgcctaggacttgctgatcgcatggttggcggttcgaatccccgcggcgaggtgagctcccgtcgttcggtcccagctcctgcccacctagcagttcgaaagcacccttaagtgcaagtagataaataggtaccgctgcgacgggaaggtaaacggcgtttccgtgtgcagcactggtgccggcttgccagagcagcttcatcacgctggccacgtgacctggaagtgtctctggacagcgctggcccccggcctcttaagcgagatgggcacgcaaccctagagtcggacacgactggcccgtacgggcaggggtacctttacctttacctgctcacTTTGCTGTGGGTGGGTGCGCTCTGGACTTCTGCCCCCCAAATCCTGCCCCGACACTTCCCATTTAGGTCACACCAGCTTGTTCCTGGGGTTCTTGCAACCCAAAGCACACACAGCAGCTTGTCTCTTCCCCGCCACAGCAATTACAGTCACTACCACATGTTTCCACTGGGTGGCTCTCCAAACTGAGaatgcttttgctttgctttgctctgGCTCCCAGATGGGTTGCTTGGCTGGCTAGCAGGCCTGAGCgccatctggttttcaacattgtgatatatatcaccagctaaacattgttaTTTATCACTgcgtctgaaataaggatggagctatgtagaggcactggctggctaGCAGGCCtgtctggttttcagcattgtgatatgtatatcaccagctaaacattaaaaaaaaattaaaaattgtcctgtagcaccttagagaccaactaaggtatctgagaagggacacgggtggcgctgtgggttaaaccacagagcctcttgggcttgctgatcagaaggttggtggatcAAATCCCTGCGAtccctcccattgctcggtccctgctcctgccaacctagcagttcgaaagcacatcaaagtgcaagtagataaataggtaccactccggcaggaaggtaaatggtgtttctgtgtgctggtctggttcaccagaaagcagcttagtcatgctggccacatgacccggaagctgtacgccggctccctcggccagtaaagcgagatgagcgctgcaaccccagagtcgtccgcgactggacctaaccatcaggggcccctttacctttaagatatctgaagaagtgtgcatgcacacaaaacttatacccagaacaaacttagttggtctctaaggtgctactgggcaattttttaatttatttcgactgcgtcagaccaacacggctacctacctccagctaaacattgtgatttaTCATGgcgtctgaaataaggatggtgcTATGTAGAGGCACCGGccggcttcacagtttcccccacattgtgatttttgcctagcacacacacacacacacacacacacacatgtcacgatttgtgatatattgccaggtcacaAAAATTATGAACCCAGTATCATGAAATAaacttcaaactggtttgggatgatacatcgcccagccctaacagACATCACAATTTGCGATATTTTGCCAGGTCATAAATTAGGAAACCGATACCACGACGTGGACTTCAAACCCAATTTGGCCGATATATCGATATATTCACCCAGCCCTACTGGCTAGACAGAGCCGTGTAGTCTCATGTTCCCATGCCATCTCTACTGTATTGCTAGCAAGCAGATGGAGAATGGATTGTTTGCTTTGGCCTCAAGAGGGCTTTGGAGAAGGCTGAGATGAATTCGAGGAGGAAAAGTCCATCAATGGCTAATAGACAAAGCAGCCCCAAATGCAGCCTCCATGTGCAGATACAGCATACCCTTAATTAGCATTCATACTGGGGACTAATGGCAACAAAAGGTACCTATCCTGCACATACAGGCTTTGCAGAGGCATCTTTCTAGCCACTATTAGAAgcaaggggacacgggtggcgctgtgggtaaaagcctcagcgcctagggcttgccgatcgaaaggtcggcggttcgaatccccgcggcggggtgcgctcccgttgctcggtcccagcgcctgccaacctagcagttcgaaagcacccccgggtgcaagtagataaatagggaccgcttactggcgggaaggtaaagctcgccagatgcagctttgtcacgctggccatgtgacccggaagtgtctctggacagcgctggcccccggcctctagagtgagatgggcgcacaaccctagagtctggcaagactggcccgtacgggcaggggtacctttaccttttattagaaGCAAGACTAGGTGGACTCTTGTTCAGATCTTGAAATGTgattcttacattcttaagcaAGAGTTCACATGCAGGATCATATTAGCTGTGCCAGAATATGCCCTGTTGCTTTGTAAGTTTAAATGCTAGCGTATAGGAGGTGTAGCATTCCTCTTCAGCCTGAGCCTAATTTAAGGGACCACTTGTTGCATCCGAACAAAGTGGAACGTCTAACGGACAAAAGCTTTGGCCACAAAATCTGTTTCGCTAGCCTAAAAGGTGCCATCCGACTCATTGCTGTCTGTTCCTTTTCTGTTTGTTAGTTAGAACAAGTTCTCAGATTTAACAACAAATGGAAACTTTCCGGAATTCAGAAGATCCACTACAACTCTCTAGAAAAGATCGTGGGAGGATATGGTACTATCCCCGGCAAGCTGATTTGGCCAAACAGCCTGACAACAACTCCCGAAGGTGACTTGGCCGTGAAAGACAGTGGAACTGGGCAGATCCAGATCTTTAGTGCAGATGGTCAGGTTAAGCAAAGGTTCCCTTATGGATTCGAACCAATTAAAGGGCTGGGGGACATTACCTGCATGAAAAATGGCGTGCTTCTCGTTACCAACGGGACCAGAATCATCCAGCTTTTCAGCAAAGATGGGGAGCTGATCCACGAGCTGAAGTCTCCGAAAATCACCTGGCCTAATTCATATGGGATAACCGTCATGAAAGCGAACAAAATTGCAGTGACAGACTGGAGTGACGGAGGGAAAATTAACATCATTGGAGTGGACTGGAGAATGAACGCCGTTCTGAAGACAAGTTCCATAGAAGGGTTTCATAGGCCGGTGCGGGTGGTGGCCAATAAGGTACAGTATGAGACCCCAGAAGGGCCAGATGTCTGCTTATTGGTTGGTAGCACAGAATGCTTCAAGCCTCTAGCCAGTGAAGTGGGCAGCAACTAGAGAAATGGGAACATTTGGGCCTTTGGAAAGGAATGCAGCAGGAGGACATCCTTCTGTTTACTCCTCCTGGCACCCTTGTAAAGGACTGTTTGAGCATCCCAGCTGCTCAGGGTTCCACGCAACCTTACCTGTAGCACCTGGTTGAGTGTCAGAGGGCTGGATGGATCTTTGCACTGATTGGGCCAGCAAGGCaactgagagagaaaaggaatacAGAGCTGTGGTTTGTGAAAGATGCAGGCAGAAACCAGAACGTATCTCAACAAGATGTACGTTGCCAAGCTTTGGCTTGGATTGATGCCTTTTGATTGGCTCAAAGTTAATCAAATTGGTAGACCGCTTCACACTGGAGCACTGTACacgttaaaaaacccccacagaaaCACAATATCTAAGAACAATAAAGTCGATTCAACCAActctaaaacaacaacatatgcacCCTAAAAACAATGGCACCATTTCATCAGATATAAATTTGACTGGCCTCAGGAAAGGCCTTTGGttgggggattcccccccccccacatattaTCCATATTGAGTGCCCATGAGCCCAAGTGGGGAATATGTTTCACTTGATGcacagatagctcagttgtttagagcaggggtcagcaaactttttcagcagggggccgccggtccactgtccctcagatcttgtggggggccagactatttttgggaggaggggaatgaacgaatacctaagccccacaaataacccagagatgcattttaaataagagcgcacattctacttatgtaaaaacacgctgattcccagaccgtccatgggccagatttagaaggcgattgggccggatctgactccccggccttagtttgcctatccatgggttagagcgtggtgccaataatgacaaggttgcaggttcgatccccgtatgggacagctgcatattcctgcactgaaaGGGAGTTGGGCttgatgatcctcaaggtcccttccaactctactgttctatgattctatgtgcacaTAGTCCTTCTGACCCACAGGCAGAAATGTGCATGTACGGACATGGCTGGTGTTGATGTGGATCCTAATGGATGGGTTGGATGCAATATGGATGGCATTCACAACTGCCCCTGGATGGACCTACTCAGGGACgcagacttataaaaaatattgggggggcccgggaaagctcatgaataataaataagctcatgaatatgcaaataaagtg is a genomic window of Podarcis muralis chromosome 17, rPodMur119.hap1.1, whole genome shotgun sequence containing:
- the LOC114587890 gene encoding E3 ubiquitin-protein ligase TRIM32-like isoform X1, which gives rise to MLDSYFLKELEDEQLEQVLRFNNKWKLSGIQKIHYNSLEKIVGGYGTIPGKLIWPNSLTTTPEGDLAVKDSGTGQIQIFSADGQVKQRFPYGFEPIKGLGDITCMKNGVLLVTNGTRIIQLFSKDGELIHELKSPKITWPNSYGITVMKANKIAVTDWSDGGKINIIGVDWRMNAVLKTSSIEGFHRPVRVVANKNDEILVTEGQLFGRYQGCCIKVLDKGNKVKRTIGPRYGRVNTFENPSGICEDGHGNIFVSDEGENCIVMFNPDSSLSTVLVNEGLLGPSGLSMLDHGMIAVTDCYNHCVKIYRYK
- the LOC114587890 gene encoding E3 ubiquitin-protein ligase TRIM32-like isoform X2, encoding MHKELEQVLRFNNKWKLSGIQKIHYNSLEKIVGGYGTIPGKLIWPNSLTTTPEGDLAVKDSGTGQIQIFSADGQVKQRFPYGFEPIKGLGDITCMKNGVLLVTNGTRIIQLFSKDGELIHELKSPKITWPNSYGITVMKANKIAVTDWSDGGKINIIGVDWRMNAVLKTSSIEGFHRPVRVVANKNDEILVTEGQLFGRYQGCCIKVLDKGNKVKRTIGPRYGRVNTFENPSGICEDGHGNIFVSDEGENCIVMFNPDSSLSTVLVNEGLLGPSGLSMLDHGMIAVTDCYNHCVKIYRYK